The Victivallis lenta genome window below encodes:
- a CDS encoding ABC transporter permease, with protein sequence MKYLLAVISLALFAAALGNRDYPLALLALALPAVAAVRARLARREEKCNAVIDSATVIEAVLLVWQLASANFQLADPVLFPPPAAILELFFAELGDMFRGLLSSSYLLGSAYGLALVTAIPAGIAVGSSRRLRAAAEPFSRVLGAIPPIVYIPYAIALLPSFRSASIFVIWSGAFWPVFVNTVSGVVTIPDSLLDSARMLHLKRSVFFFRILLPGAMPSILTGASLGLIFSFLLLTAAELIGATEGLGWYVKNFSDFADYGRVIVGILFIGIVVTSLMWLFNKLERRLLRYRRNIHD encoded by the coding sequence ATGAAATATCTGCTCGCAGTCATAAGCCTCGCGCTGTTTGCGGCCGCACTGGGAAACCGGGATTATCCGCTTGCGCTGCTCGCTCTCGCGCTGCCGGCCGTCGCGGCAGTACGCGCCCGGCTTGCCCGGCGGGAGGAGAAGTGCAACGCCGTGATCGATTCCGCCACTGTAATCGAAGCGGTTCTGCTGGTCTGGCAGCTGGCCAGTGCGAATTTCCAACTTGCCGACCCGGTGCTGTTTCCCCCGCCGGCGGCGATTCTCGAACTGTTCTTCGCGGAACTGGGCGATATGTTCAGGGGATTGCTCTCTTCTTCCTATCTGCTCGGTTCCGCCTACGGGCTCGCCCTCGTGACGGCGATTCCGGCCGGAATCGCCGTGGGAAGCTCCCGCAGGCTGCGCGCCGCAGCGGAACCGTTTTCCCGCGTGCTGGGCGCAATTCCCCCGATCGTCTACATTCCGTATGCGATTGCGCTTCTGCCGAGTTTCCGTTCGGCTTCGATCTTCGTGATCTGGTCGGGGGCGTTCTGGCCGGTTTTCGTCAATACGGTTTCCGGAGTGGTGACGATTCCGGATTCCCTGCTGGATTCAGCCAGAATGCTCCACTTGAAAAGGAGCGTGTTCTTTTTCCGGATTCTGCTGCCGGGAGCGATGCCGTCGATCCTGACCGGCGCTTCGCTCGGGCTGATTTTCAGTTTTCTCCTGCTGACCGCCGCCGAGCTGATCGGCGCGACCGAGGGACTCGGCTGGTATGTGAAGAACTTTTCCGACTTCGCGGATTACGGACGGGTGATCGTCGGCATCCTCTTTATCGGAATCGTCGTCACTTCGCTGATGTGGCTTTTCAACAAACTGGAGCGCAGGCTGCTGCGTTACCGGAGGAATATACATGATTGA
- a CDS encoding ABC transporter ATP-binding protein, with product MIECRHIDFSYDSKTILQGIDLNIENGEFLCILGQSGCGKSTLLRLLAGLERPSAGEIRIDGEPVDGPDRHCSVVFQDYSLFPWMTTGANLTLALHAAYPDKNRKEVKALAESYLETVGLGGSFGQYPEALSGGMRQRAAIARALASPSGILLMDEPFGALDPVNRALLQELVRNLHRDAGKRRTVIFVTHDIDEALYLGTRLVVFSSSPGRIIADEENRISRRYDRTALFRQPEIKALQQKIPAAYRSDMLERLAKRSEVRNGGGI from the coding sequence ATGATTGAATGCAGGCATATTGATTTTTCCTATGATTCGAAGACGATCCTTCAGGGAATTGACCTGAACATCGAAAACGGCGAATTTCTCTGTATTCTCGGACAATCCGGCTGCGGAAAATCGACGCTTTTACGGCTGCTTGCCGGGCTGGAACGGCCGTCGGCCGGAGAAATCCGGATCGACGGCGAACCAGTCGACGGGCCGGATCGCCATTGTTCCGTGGTCTTTCAGGATTATTCGCTCTTTCCCTGGATGACGACCGGTGCGAATCTGACGCTGGCACTGCATGCCGCATATCCGGATAAAAACCGGAAGGAGGTAAAGGCGCTGGCGGAGTCGTATCTCGAAACCGTGGGACTGGGCGGTTCTTTCGGCCAGTATCCGGAGGCGCTGTCCGGCGGAATGCGCCAGCGGGCGGCAATCGCGCGGGCGCTGGCGTCCCCCTCCGGGATTCTGCTGATGGACGAGCCGTTCGGCGCGCTGGATCCGGTAAACCGGGCGCTCCTGCAGGAGCTGGTGCGCAATCTGCACCGTGATGCCGGAAAACGGCGGACGGTGATTTTCGTGACGCACGACATCGACGAGGCCCTTTATCTGGGAACGCGGCTCGTGGTATTCTCCAGCTCCCCCGGGCGGATTATCGCCGACGAGGAAAACCGAATTTCGCGTCGATACGACCGCACCGCTCTGTTCCGGCAGCCGGAAATCAAGGCGCTTCAGCAGAAGATTCCGGCAGCTTACCGCAGCGACATGCTCGAACGTCTCG